The Anastrepha ludens isolate Willacy chromosome X, idAnaLude1.1, whole genome shotgun sequence genome includes a window with the following:
- the LOC128869942 gene encoding uncharacterized protein LOC128869942, giving the protein MSMFNPLGFLSPFTVAAKSLMREVWRRDVRWDEPIPNDVNIIWERWRQQMHKVAGSRVPRFYFPHGAPSDLELHVFVDASEETFTAVACWRSRKSTGEVGVTLACAKTKCAPLKAVTIPLLELQAAVLGVRLRKLILENHQIRPEGCFLWSDSRTILKWIGSEHRRYKPYMAHRFAEILDGSEVREWRWVPTKDNAADDATRSHGSIDFSLKSRWLQGLSFLRRDEETWPAEEDISEIFVEADEELHYNCFSNLLRLKRAVAWVLRFINRCRKRELKYLEYGLTAVELEAAEHLLCLRVQSESFTSECNSIEIGKAIPNDSALKQLSPYLDDRGLLRVQGRIDAASFLP; this is encoded by the exons ATGTCAATGTTCAACCCGTTGGGATTTTTAAGTCCCTTTACTGTTGCAGCCAAATCTCTTATGCGTGAAGTATGGCGTCGTGATGTCCGTTGGGATGAGCCCATTCCAAATGATGTGAATATAATATGGGAAAGGTGGCGCCAGCAGATGCACAAAGTAGCGGGATCTCGTGTGCCGCGATTCTACTTCCCACATGGTGCGCCTTCAGATTTGGAGCTGCATGTGTTCGTTGACGCTAGCGAAGAGACCTTCACTGCTGTCGCCTGCTGGAGGTCAAGAAAGTCGACTGGTGAAGTTGGTGTTACGTTAGCTTGTGCGAAGACGAAGTGCGCTCCACTGAAGGCCGTAACCATTCCACTCTTGGAATTGCAAGCAGCCGTCCTGGGTGTACGTTTACGGAAATTGATATTGGAAAATCACCAAATACGCCCTGAAGGATGCTTCTTATGGAGCGACTCCAGAACTATCTTGAAGTGGATTGGAAGCGAACATCGACGCTACAAACCGTATATGGCGCACCGCTTTGCAGAGATTTTAGATGGAAGTGAAGTTCGCGAATGGCGATGGGTGCCAACGAAAGACAATGCAGCCGATGATGCAACAAGAAGCCATGGGAGTATTGATTTCTCACTAAAATCTCGCTGGCTACAGGGACTGAGTTTTCTAAGACGCGATGAAGAGACATGGCCTGCTGAAGAAGACATCAGCGAGATCTTTGTGGaagcagacgaagagctcc attacAATTGTTTCTCAAATTTACTTAGATTAAAAAGAGCAGTAGCGTGGGTGCTTCGATTCATAAACCGCTGCCGTAAACGGGAGCTAAAATATCTGGAATATGGACTTACTGCTGTTGAACTGGAAGCCGCGGAGCACCTATTATGCCTACGCGTTCAATCGGAATCATTTACTTCAGAATGCAACAGTATCGAAATTGGTAAAGCCATTCCAAATGACAGCGCATTAAAGCAACTTTCGCCATATCTGGACGACAGGGGGCTACTTCGTGTACAGGGGCGCATAGATGCAGCTAGCTTCTTACCGTAA
- the LOC128869943 gene encoding uncharacterized protein LOC128869943, whose protein sequence is MKHQNHEATISNIRQKYWNPRITQMLRRVIAGCKYCRVRKTESHAPMMGPLPEDRLKPYVRPFTYTGLDYFGPISVTIGRRSEKRWVALFTCLTVRAIHLEIAHDLSTNSCIIVMRNFMNRRGVPTRLRSDNRKNFIGANEEAKRLPVVFDTHLIQNELSTKGVEWFFNCPANPSQGGIWERMVQSVKRVLRHSLKERAPREHVLQSFLIEAENIVNSRPLTHLSISPDEDEPLTPNHFLIGVGNIPKTPTANSPGKKIPLLRKQWLIARSLRDAFGKRWVLEYLPTLTRRVKWRERTAPLKEGDVVFICDPNVPRIQWRRGIVKRVYTGADGVARRAAVRTVGGLLQRAVSKLAVLDLESGEADRFTGVGVLTNDI, encoded by the coding sequence ATGAAGCACCAGAATCACGAGGCGACTATAAGCAATATACGTCAGAAATACTGGAATCCCCGAATAACGCAGATGCTACGACGTGTAATAGCCGGATGCAAATATTGTCGAGTCAGGAAGACAGAATCTCACGCGCCTATGATGGGTCCTCTACCTGAGGATCGTTTGAAGCCCTATGTACGACCATTTACTTATACGGGACTGGACTATTTTGGGCCTATTTCGGTTACTATCGGGCGGCGAAGTGAAAAGCGTTGGGTCGCGTTGTTTACGTGCCTCACCGTGCGCGCAATCCACCTAGAAATCGCCCACGATCTATCAACGAATTCCTGTATAATAGTTATGCGCAACTTCATGAATCGGAGAGGGGTTCCAACACGTCTACGATCTGACAATAGGAAAAACTTCATTGGGGCCAACGAAGAAGCGAAACGtcttcctgttgtttttgacactcacctaatacaaaatgaatTATCAACCAAGGGAGTTGAATGGTTCTTCAACTGCCCCGCCAATCCATCTCAAGGAGGAATTTGGGAAAGAATGGTGCAGAGCGTTAAAAGGGTTCTTCGACATTCATTAAAAGAAAGAGCGCCACGTGAGCATGTCTTACAAAGCTTTCTGATAGAAGCGGAAAACATAGTAAACTCACGTCCATTGACGCATCTTTCCATCTCTCCCGACGAAGACGAACCATTAACGCCTAACCACTTCCTGATTGGCGTGGGTAATATCCCTAAAACTCCAACGGCCAACTCTCCTGGTAAAAAGATACCCTTATTACGCAAGCAATGGCTCATTGCACGAAGCCTAAGAGATGCATTTGGGAAGCGATGGGTACTGGAGTATCTACCAACGCTAACCCGAAGAGTTAAGTGGCGTGAACGAACCGCGCCTCTTAAAGAAGGTGATGTAGTATTTATTTGCGATCCGAATGTGCCAAGGATTCAGTGGCGACGTGGTATTGTTAAGCGTGTGTACACTGGCGCAGATGGTGTGGCTCGGCGTGCGGCCGTGCGTACGGTTGGCGGACTTCTGCAACGAGCGGTATCTAAATTGGCAGTCCTGGATCTGGAAAGTGGTGAAGCTGATCGCTTCACGGGGGTGGGGGTGTTGACAAATGATATTTAA